From Actinomycetota bacterium, a single genomic window includes:
- a CDS encoding sigma-70 family RNA polymerase sigma factor, translating to MNLSDDSLLAGMAMGDAAAAAAFVRRYQPRVYGLALTIVRSNTVAEEVAQEAFLRIWRSATAYDARRGQVGTWVLTITRNLAIDALRLRGNHEQPIEPQALMETLLSREERESRSTHVEDKEQLRSALCALPPEQVRLIVLFVVYGLTAQETADLEGIPLGTAKTRIRRGIAKLREALEVSGG from the coding sequence ATGAACTTGTCGGACGACTCCCTGCTGGCGGGGATGGCGATGGGTGACGCCGCCGCCGCTGCCGCGTTCGTCCGCCGTTACCAGCCACGGGTCTACGGGCTGGCGCTCACCATCGTGAGATCCAACACAGTCGCCGAGGAGGTGGCGCAGGAGGCATTCCTGCGGATCTGGCGAAGCGCCACCGCATACGACGCACGGCGCGGACAGGTGGGGACCTGGGTGCTGACGATCACCCGCAACCTCGCCATCGATGCGCTGCGCCTTCGCGGTAACCATGAACAGCCGATCGAGCCCCAAGCGCTCATGGAAACGTTGCTCTCGCGCGAAGAGCGCGAATCCAGGAGCACGCACGTCGAGGATAAAGAGCAGCTCAGGAGCGCGCTGTGTGCGCTTCCTCCGGAACAGGTCAGGCTGATCGTGCTGTTCGTGGTCTATGGCCTGACCGCCCAGGAGACTGCGGACCTGGAGGGCATTCCACTCGGCACCGCGAAGACGCGGATCCGCCGGGGGATCGCCAAGCTCCGCGAGGCGCTGGAGGTGAGCGGTGGCTGA